Proteins encoded by one window of Actinomycetota bacterium:
- a CDS encoding dihydroorotate dehydrogenase: protein MAVKDVDLAVDLNGLVLPGAVLVASGCFGSGRELGDLFEARGLGGVVSRTVTASPRKGAPSPRAAETPSGLLSMVGLQNPGADAFVADDLLHMASLGLPVIVSVAGGSVEEYVRVTAMLDGAPGVVAVEVYLAGPDEELDGQAFTARPERCAEVTGAVARRAGVPVFAKLPAMPVGLVDVAGACARAGVHGVTLIDGVPGMAVDADELASSLGAVEGFLSGPAVRPLALRAVHEVASALPELPIMGVGGVWTGRDAAELLLAGAWAVQVGTAMLTDPAAAGRVASGLADYLRGKGLVSPSDIRGRMRAPAVRPDAPSRFESGGSA from the coding sequence ATGGCCGTGAAGGACGTCGATCTCGCCGTGGATCTCAACGGGCTGGTGCTTCCGGGCGCCGTGTTGGTGGCGTCCGGATGCTTCGGGTCGGGGCGCGAGCTCGGCGATCTGTTCGAGGCGCGGGGACTCGGCGGTGTCGTGTCCCGCACGGTGACGGCGAGCCCCCGGAAAGGAGCGCCCTCGCCGCGGGCGGCGGAGACACCGTCGGGGCTGCTGTCGATGGTCGGACTCCAGAACCCCGGCGCGGATGCGTTCGTGGCCGACGATCTCCTGCACATGGCCAGCCTCGGGCTCCCCGTGATCGTGTCGGTGGCGGGCGGCTCCGTCGAGGAGTACGTCCGTGTCACGGCGATGCTCGACGGGGCTCCCGGCGTCGTGGCGGTCGAGGTCTACCTCGCCGGACCGGACGAGGAGCTCGACGGCCAGGCGTTCACGGCCCGGCCGGAACGGTGTGCGGAGGTCACGGGCGCCGTCGCCCGGCGTGCCGGTGTGCCCGTGTTCGCGAAACTGCCGGCGATGCCGGTCGGTCTCGTGGACGTCGCCGGAGCGTGTGCCCGCGCAGGGGTCCACGGGGTCACCCTGATCGACGGCGTTCCCGGCATGGCCGTCGATGCGGACGAACTCGCGAGCTCGCTCGGTGCGGTCGAGGGGTTCCTCTCGGGTCCCGCCGTGCGCCCGCTGGCGCTTCGGGCGGTGCACGAGGTCGCGAGCGCGCTTCCCGAGCTCCCGATCATGGGCGTCGGCGGCGTCTGGACCGGTCGCGATGCCGCCGAACTGCTGCTGGCGGGCGCCTGGGCGGTCCAGGTGGGAACGGCGATGCTGACCGATCCCGCCGCGGCCGGCCGGGTGGCCTCCGGGCTCGCCGACTACCTGCGCGGCAAAGGTCTCGTCTCGCCCAGCGACATCCGGGGACGCATGCGTGCGCCGGCTGTGCGTCCCGACGCCCCCTCGCGGTTCGAGAGCGGGGGATCCGCGTGA
- a CDS encoding dihydroorotate dehydrogenase electron transfer subunit, whose product MKRARAEILSNRSYGAYHSVTIVAPEIAETARPGQFLSVAMPEGRAFLLRRHFSIHQSSRRGGWAGTLEFTFEQHGHGTDWLAHQRAHSFLDVLGPIGTPFAFPRRLTNCLLVAEGHGAGSLYFLAQELRAQGKRVDLLVGARDLEHVFKPIEGKRLSQTVAFMTADGSMGERGSVLDALSGMAEQTRAQVLYAAGPQQMLRGVADFSNARGLPAQIAVEERMGCGYGLCYTCTVPVARKDGSGYDPLRACVDGPVFNPARVLWDQWMGERSAEEMVPTPPEGSPVVRSWPD is encoded by the coding sequence GTGAAGCGCGCGCGGGCAGAGATCCTGTCGAACCGGAGCTACGGCGCCTACCACTCGGTGACGATCGTCGCTCCGGAGATCGCCGAGACCGCGCGGCCGGGACAGTTCCTCTCGGTCGCGATGCCCGAGGGACGGGCGTTCCTGCTCCGGCGGCACTTCTCGATCCATCAGTCGTCCCGGCGTGGTGGCTGGGCGGGCACCCTCGAGTTCACCTTCGAGCAGCACGGACACGGCACCGACTGGCTCGCGCACCAACGCGCGCACTCGTTCCTCGACGTGCTCGGCCCGATCGGAACGCCGTTCGCGTTCCCGCGCCGGCTCACGAACTGTCTGCTGGTGGCCGAGGGGCACGGTGCCGGATCGCTCTATTTCCTCGCCCAGGAGCTGCGCGCGCAGGGCAAGCGAGTCGATCTGCTCGTCGGCGCGCGCGACCTCGAACACGTCTTCAAGCCGATCGAGGGCAAGCGCCTCTCCCAGACGGTCGCCTTCATGACCGCCGACGGCAGCATGGGCGAACGCGGTTCGGTGCTCGACGCGCTTTCCGGCATGGCCGAGCAGACGCGGGCCCAGGTGCTCTACGCCGCTGGACCGCAGCAGATGCTCCGGGGCGTCGCGGATTTCAGCAACGCCCGGGGGTTGCCGGCGCAGATCGCGGTCGAGGAGCGGATGGGCTGCGGCTACGGGCTGTGCTACACGTGCACCGTCCCCGTGGCGCGTAAGGACGGATCCGGCTACGACCCATTGCGCGCGTGCGTCGACGGGCCGGTGTTCAACCCCGCGCGTGTGCTGTGGGATCAATGGATGGGCGAGCGTTCGGCGGAGGAGATGGTCCCGACGCCTCCCGAGGGATCCCCGGTGGTGCGATCGTGGCCGGACTGA
- the carB gene encoding carbamoyl-phosphate synthase large subunit, which translates to MPKRNDIRKVMVIGSGPIVIGQACEFDYSGTQACRALRAEGYEVCLVNSNPATIMTDPSFADATYIEPLTPESVLAIVRRERPDVLLPTLGGQTGLNVAVALAGTGELDRLGVELIGAKLDAIHAAEDRSRFKERMVAAGLEVPRAETATTVADAAAIADRIGYPVIVRPSFMLGGGGSGFADDRAELVELVRRSLAESPATEVLIEESVKGWKEFELEVMRDGADNAVIICSIENVDPMGVHTGDSITVAPQQTLTDREYQQMRDDAITCIRAIGVETGGSNVQFAVDPRTGRRVVIEMNPRVSRSSALASKATGFPIAKIAALLAVGYRLDEIVNDITGETPAAFEPTLDYVVVKVPRFAFEKFPEADPTLTSTMKSVGEVMAIGRTFKEALGKSWRAIERTGFDLGADGPGDDGGDVLSAIAEGTEHRLLLVERALRDGHGIEEVAEASAIDPWFVDQIAEVVEEAEALRGRSLAELSAEQIRRAKRVGLSDRRIAHMTGTGARAATERRRELAVRPVFKTVDTCGGEFAARTPYHYSTYEDSDEVTPAQRPRVVILGAGPNRIGQGIEFDYACVHAAFALEEAGFESVMVNSNPETVSTDYDTSSRLYFEPLSEEDVLAIVESERPEGVICQFGGQTPLRLAHFLAERGVRILGTPPSAIDLAEDRGKFAEVLRELDIPAPPHGEARDLGEARRIAQDIGYPVVVRPSYVLGGRAMEIVYDAEDLEHFVRTAAEASPDHPVLIDRFLEGAIEVDVDAVCDGTDVFIGAVMEHIEEAGVHSGDSSCAIPPQTLSDGEMDRVEEITRALARRLGVIGLLNLQLAVKDETIWVLEANPRASRTVPFVSKVIGVSLARSATLLLAGRSIAQLIDDGVLPDDPHHYRHLRYTSVKAAVLPFNRFPGADTVLGPEMKSTGEVMGVDQDSGAALAKALVAGGTSLPVKGTVFVSVANRDKRAILLPAKRLADMGFHLLATKGTAGVLTRGGIPVELVQKVSEGTAAEGEHARPGATGEVTPTIVDLLKGGQVDLVINTPFGRGARTDGYWIRTAAAIAGVPCVTTIPGVLAAVRGIEAVAAPATQPRSIQEYHAEAAAVPIQGRLGIGRTTTGPSSTSAVTAPPETTP; encoded by the coding sequence GTGCCTAAACGAAACGACATCCGCAAAGTGATGGTGATCGGGTCGGGTCCGATCGTGATCGGGCAGGCATGCGAGTTCGACTACTCGGGAACGCAGGCGTGCCGGGCGCTGCGCGCTGAAGGGTACGAGGTCTGCCTCGTGAACTCGAACCCCGCGACGATCATGACCGACCCGTCGTTCGCCGACGCGACCTACATCGAGCCGCTGACGCCGGAGTCGGTGCTGGCGATCGTGCGGCGCGAACGGCCCGACGTGTTGCTGCCGACGCTCGGCGGGCAGACGGGGCTCAACGTGGCGGTCGCGCTCGCCGGAACCGGGGAGCTCGACCGACTCGGTGTCGAGCTGATCGGGGCGAAGCTCGATGCGATCCACGCCGCCGAGGACCGCAGCCGATTCAAGGAGAGGATGGTCGCGGCGGGGTTGGAGGTACCACGGGCGGAGACCGCGACCACGGTCGCTGACGCCGCCGCGATCGCCGATCGGATCGGCTACCCCGTGATCGTGCGGCCCTCCTTCATGCTGGGCGGCGGCGGCAGCGGCTTCGCGGACGACCGCGCCGAGCTCGTGGAGCTGGTCCGTCGGAGCCTCGCGGAATCGCCGGCGACCGAGGTCCTGATCGAGGAATCGGTCAAGGGCTGGAAAGAGTTCGAGCTCGAGGTGATGCGCGACGGCGCCGACAACGCCGTCATCATCTGTTCGATCGAGAACGTCGACCCGATGGGTGTGCACACGGGGGACTCGATCACCGTCGCCCCGCAGCAGACGCTCACCGACCGCGAGTACCAACAGATGCGCGACGACGCCATCACCTGCATCCGCGCGATCGGTGTCGAGACCGGTGGATCGAACGTCCAGTTCGCCGTCGACCCACGGACGGGCCGGCGGGTCGTGATCGAGATGAACCCTCGCGTGTCGCGCTCGTCCGCGCTCGCGTCGAAGGCGACCGGGTTCCCGATCGCGAAGATCGCCGCCCTGCTCGCCGTCGGCTACCGCCTCGACGAGATCGTCAACGACATCACCGGCGAGACTCCGGCCGCCTTCGAGCCGACGCTCGACTACGTCGTCGTGAAGGTGCCGCGGTTCGCCTTCGAGAAGTTCCCGGAGGCCGATCCGACCCTCACCAGCACGATGAAGTCGGTCGGTGAGGTCATGGCGATCGGGCGAACCTTCAAAGAGGCGCTCGGCAAGTCCTGGCGCGCGATCGAGAGGACCGGTTTCGACCTCGGTGCCGACGGTCCGGGGGACGACGGGGGTGATGTGCTCAGCGCGATCGCCGAGGGGACCGAGCACCGGCTGTTGCTGGTCGAGCGCGCGCTGCGCGACGGCCACGGTATCGAGGAGGTCGCGGAAGCCTCGGCGATCGACCCGTGGTTCGTCGATCAGATCGCCGAGGTGGTCGAGGAGGCCGAGGCGTTACGTGGACGGTCGCTCGCCGAACTCTCCGCGGAACAGATCCGGCGCGCCAAACGGGTCGGCCTCTCGGACCGGCGGATCGCCCACATGACCGGAACGGGTGCGCGTGCCGCGACCGAGCGGCGCCGCGAGCTCGCGGTCCGGCCGGTGTTCAAGACCGTCGACACCTGCGGCGGGGAGTTCGCGGCCCGCACGCCGTACCACTACTCGACCTACGAGGACTCCGACGAGGTGACGCCGGCGCAGCGACCCCGGGTCGTGATCCTCGGCGCCGGGCCGAACCGGATCGGGCAGGGGATCGAGTTCGATTACGCCTGCGTGCACGCCGCCTTCGCACTCGAGGAGGCCGGCTTCGAATCGGTGATGGTCAACTCCAACCCCGAGACGGTCTCGACCGACTACGACACCTCGAGCCGCCTCTATTTCGAGCCGCTCTCGGAAGAGGACGTCCTGGCGATCGTGGAGTCCGAACGCCCCGAGGGTGTGATCTGCCAGTTCGGCGGCCAGACGCCGCTGCGGCTCGCGCACTTCCTCGCCGAGCGCGGTGTTCGGATCCTCGGAACCCCACCGTCCGCGATCGATCTGGCGGAGGACCGCGGGAAGTTCGCGGAGGTGCTGCGCGAGCTCGACATCCCTGCGCCGCCGCATGGTGAGGCGCGCGATCTCGGGGAGGCGCGGCGGATCGCGCAGGACATCGGCTACCCGGTCGTCGTCCGTCCCTCCTACGTGCTCGGAGGGCGCGCGATGGAGATCGTGTACGACGCCGAGGATCTCGAGCACTTCGTGCGCACGGCGGCGGAGGCGTCTCCGGACCACCCGGTGCTGATCGACCGGTTCCTGGAGGGCGCGATCGAGGTCGACGTGGATGCGGTGTGCGACGGGACCGACGTGTTCATCGGCGCGGTCATGGAGCACATCGAGGAAGCGGGGGTCCACTCCGGTGATTCGAGCTGCGCGATCCCACCCCAGACGCTCTCCGACGGCGAGATGGACCGGGTCGAGGAGATCACCAGGGCGCTCGCGCGCCGGCTCGGAGTGATCGGCTTGCTCAACCTGCAGCTCGCCGTGAAGGACGAGACGATCTGGGTGCTCGAGGCGAACCCGCGGGCATCGCGCACCGTTCCCTTCGTATCGAAGGTGATCGGGGTCTCGCTCGCGCGCTCCGCCACGCTGCTGCTCGCCGGCCGATCGATCGCGCAGCTGATCGACGATGGTGTCTTGCCCGACGATCCACACCACTACCGGCATCTGCGCTACACGTCGGTCAAGGCGGCGGTGCTGCCGTTCAACCGGTTCCCCGGCGCGGACACGGTGCTCGGCCCGGAGATGAAATCCACCGGCGAGGTCATGGGCGTCGATCAGGACTCCGGCGCGGCGCTGGCGAAGGCGTTGGTCGCCGGAGGCACCTCGCTCCCGGTGAAGGGCACGGTGTTCGTCTCGGTCGCCAATCGGGACAAGCGCGCGATCCTGCTACCGGCCAAGCGCCTCGCCGATATGGGGTTCCACCTGCTCGCGACGAAGGGAACGGCCGGCGTGCTCACACGCGGAGGGATCCCCGTCGAGCTCGTCCAGAAGGTCTCGGAGGGCACAGCGGCCGAGGGTGAGCACGCGCGCCCGGGCGCGACCGGTGAGGTGACGCCGACGATCGTCGATCTGCTGAAAGGCGGGCAGGTCGACCTCGTGATCAACACGCCGTTCGGCCGCGGCGCGCGCACCGACGGCTACTGGATCCGCACCGCCGCCGCGATCGCCGGCGTGCCGTGCGTCACGACGATCCCGGGCGTGCTGGCCGCGGTCCGCGGGATCGAGGCGGTCGCCGCCCCCGCGACCCAGCCGCGCTCGATCCAGGAGTACCACGCCGAGGCCGCCGCGGTGCCGATCCAGGGGCGGCTCGGGATCGGCCGAACCACGACGGGCCCCTCGTCCACGTCCGCGGTCACCGCGCCGCCCGAAACGACGCCGTGA
- the carA gene encoding glutamine-hydrolyzing carbamoyl-phosphate synthase small subunit yields the protein MTRGPEALLVLEDGTAFHGRGFGAAGESFGEVVFNTGMVGYQEVLTDPSYAGQVVVMTAPQQGNYGTNDEDAESSDVQVAGFVVREASRRASSWRARRTLHEELGAAGVVGIEDVDTRRLTLRIREAGAMRCGVSTTDLDPGSLTDRVREQSGMEGADLAKNVSAPRPYEARELVGPAKAHEGRTHAVAALDLGMKRNILRLLAAEGIEASVFPAQTPPEEIAAGGFEGLFLSNGPGDPGATRYGIATTRALLGTVPVFGICLGHQLLGHALGGSTYKMKFGHRGVNQPVKDLRSGRVEITSHNHGFAVDARSWDDGLDPAEAAAAGEPAVVETASGRVALTHWNLNDGTLEGLRCLDVPAFSVQYHPEAAPGPHDSRYLFDEFRASMREAS from the coding sequence GTGACCCGGGGTCCGGAGGCGCTCCTGGTGCTCGAGGACGGCACGGCATTCCACGGGCGCGGGTTCGGCGCGGCAGGGGAGAGCTTCGGTGAGGTCGTGTTCAACACCGGCATGGTCGGCTACCAGGAGGTGCTCACCGATCCCTCGTACGCCGGCCAGGTCGTCGTGATGACCGCGCCGCAGCAGGGCAACTACGGGACGAACGACGAGGACGCCGAATCATCGGACGTCCAGGTTGCGGGATTCGTGGTCCGTGAGGCCTCGCGCCGGGCATCGAGCTGGCGGGCCCGGCGCACGCTGCACGAGGAACTGGGCGCGGCCGGCGTCGTGGGGATCGAAGATGTCGACACCCGTCGGCTCACGCTGCGGATCCGCGAGGCGGGCGCGATGCGGTGCGGGGTGTCCACCACCGATCTCGACCCCGGCTCGCTGACCGACCGCGTGCGGGAGCAGTCGGGGATGGAGGGTGCCGACCTGGCCAAAAACGTGAGCGCTCCGCGGCCCTACGAGGCTCGCGAGCTCGTCGGCCCCGCGAAGGCGCATGAGGGGCGCACCCACGCGGTCGCGGCCCTCGACCTCGGTATGAAGCGGAACATCCTGCGGCTGCTTGCGGCGGAGGGCATCGAGGCGTCGGTGTTCCCCGCACAGACGCCGCCCGAGGAGATCGCCGCCGGAGGGTTCGAGGGGCTGTTCCTGTCGAACGGACCCGGCGATCCGGGGGCGACGCGCTACGGGATCGCGACGACGCGGGCGTTGCTCGGGACGGTGCCGGTGTTCGGGATCTGTCTGGGGCACCAACTGTTGGGACACGCGCTCGGTGGGAGCACCTACAAGATGAAGTTCGGTCACCGTGGGGTGAACCAGCCGGTGAAGGACCTCCGGTCGGGCCGAGTCGAGATCACCAGCCACAACCACGGGTTCGCGGTGGACGCGCGGTCGTGGGACGACGGGCTCGATCCCGCCGAGGCGGCGGCCGCCGGCGAGCCGGCCGTGGTCGAGACGGCGTCGGGACGTGTTGCGCTCACCCACTGGAACCTGAACGACGGAACGCTCGAGGGGCTCCGCTGCCTCGACGTGCCCGCGTTCTCGGTGCAGTACCACCCCGAGGCCGCGCCCGGGCCGCACGATTCCCGCTACCTGTTCGACGAGTTCCGCGCGTCGATGCGGGAGGCATCCTAG
- a CDS encoding dihydroorotase, producing MSEASAKLLFRGARVIDPAGERDTPADLLVSGGRIAAIGDGAEAGDADIVECDGLVLTPGLVDLHTHLREPGREDKETIESGSRAAAAGGFTAISAMANTDPVADNAAVIREVQALAARAGLCDVFPVGAITRRLEGEDLAELGEMVEAGVRIFSDDGNCVPNARVLRYALRYATAFDDVVIAEHCEDPSLVEGGQMHEGYNSYSLGLAGRPREAEEVALARDLAIARMTGGRLHVCHVSSAGSIDLIRRAKDEGLRVSAEVTPHHLVFTDDDLVTYDTNLKVNPPLRTSDDRDALRAGLADGTIDVIATDHAPHAVEEKEAEFDRSPPGTIGLETALAAVLTHLVEPGLLPLSRAIDALSSAPARILGATDHGGPLEVGDPANLVVFDPAARWTAEAPFVSKSRNSAFLGASLTGRVVHTCFRGELVVADGKAQR from the coding sequence ATGTCTGAGGCGAGCGCGAAGCTGCTGTTCCGGGGGGCTCGCGTGATCGATCCCGCCGGGGAACGCGACACCCCGGCCGACCTGCTCGTCTCAGGCGGCAGGATCGCCGCGATCGGCGACGGGGCCGAGGCCGGTGATGCGGACATCGTCGAGTGCGACGGGCTCGTGCTGACACCGGGGCTCGTCGATCTGCACACGCATCTGCGGGAACCCGGCCGCGAGGACAAGGAGACGATCGAGAGCGGGTCGCGTGCCGCCGCGGCCGGAGGGTTCACCGCGATCTCGGCGATGGCGAACACCGATCCGGTTGCCGACAATGCCGCGGTGATCCGAGAGGTGCAGGCACTCGCGGCCCGCGCGGGCCTCTGCGACGTGTTCCCGGTCGGTGCGATCACCCGCAGGCTCGAGGGAGAAGACCTCGCCGAGCTCGGCGAGATGGTCGAGGCGGGGGTGCGGATCTTCAGCGACGACGGGAACTGCGTGCCGAACGCGCGCGTGCTGCGCTATGCGCTGCGGTACGCGACCGCGTTCGACGACGTGGTGATCGCCGAGCACTGTGAGGACCCGAGCCTCGTCGAGGGCGGACAGATGCACGAGGGATACAACTCCTACTCCCTGGGTCTGGCGGGGCGTCCGCGCGAGGCGGAAGAGGTGGCGCTCGCCCGCGACCTCGCGATCGCACGGATGACCGGCGGGCGGCTCCACGTATGCCACGTGTCCTCCGCGGGTTCGATCGACCTGATCCGCCGCGCGAAGGATGAGGGTCTGCGGGTCTCGGCCGAGGTCACGCCGCACCATCTCGTGTTCACCGACGACGACCTCGTCACCTACGACACGAACCTGAAGGTGAACCCGCCGCTGCGCACCTCCGACGACCGGGACGCGCTGCGCGCCGGCCTGGCCGACGGCACGATCGACGTGATCGCCACCGACCACGCCCCCCACGCGGTCGAGGAGAAGGAGGCCGAGTTCGACCGGAGCCCTCCGGGCACGATCGGTCTCGAGACGGCGCTGGCCGCCGTGCTCACCCACCTCGTGGAGCCCGGACTGCTCCCGCTGTCGCGGGCGATCGACGCGCTCTCGAGCGCTCCCGCTCGGATCCTGGGAGCGACCGACCACGGTGGCCCGCTCGAGGTCGGCGACCCGGCCAACCTCGTCGTGTTCGACCCGGCCGCGCGGTGGACCGCGGAGGCGCCGTTCGTCTCCAAGAGTCGGAACTCCGCGTTCCTCGGGGCATCGCTCACGGGGCGGGTGGTCCACACGTGCTTCCGGGGGGAGCTCGTCGTCGCGGACGGGAAGGCCCAGCGGTGA
- a CDS encoding aspartate carbamoyltransferase catalytic subunit — MKRHLLSMHDLTPEDVVRVLDTAESFREVGTRVIKKVPALRGRTVVNLFYENSTRTRISFELAAKRLSADVINFTTSGSSVSKGESLKDTALTLQAMGADAVVIRHSSSGSPYQLTKWLQGSVLNAGDGTHEHPTQALLDLYTMREKLGRLEGLNVAIVGDVLHSRVARSLSFGLVKMGADVTLIGPPTLIPPDAPAWGVHVSSDIDAVLPKLDVCYMLRVQRERQRQQFFPSVREYARLFGLTRERVDALPEGCVIMHPGPMNRGVEIDSDVADLPQAVIEEQVTNGIAVRMSLLYLLLGGSGPDQLEAAGPNDEATRGADDV, encoded by the coding sequence ATGAAGCGACACCTGCTCTCGATGCACGACCTGACCCCCGAGGACGTCGTCCGGGTGCTGGACACGGCCGAGTCGTTCCGCGAGGTCGGTACCCGGGTGATCAAGAAGGTGCCCGCTCTGCGCGGGCGCACGGTCGTGAACCTGTTCTACGAGAACTCGACTCGCACGAGGATCAGCTTCGAGCTGGCGGCCAAACGGCTGTCGGCCGACGTGATCAACTTCACGACGAGCGGGTCGTCGGTCTCCAAAGGCGAGAGCCTGAAGGACACCGCGCTCACCCTGCAGGCGATGGGGGCCGACGCCGTGGTGATCCGACACTCCAGCTCCGGCTCGCCCTACCAGCTCACGAAGTGGCTCCAGGGCAGCGTCCTGAACGCCGGGGACGGGACGCACGAGCATCCGACACAGGCGCTGCTCGACCTGTACACGATGCGGGAGAAGCTCGGCCGCCTCGAGGGGCTCAACGTGGCGATCGTCGGCGATGTGCTGCACTCGCGGGTTGCCCGATCGCTGTCGTTCGGGCTCGTGAAGATGGGCGCGGACGTGACGTTGATCGGTCCGCCGACGCTGATCCCGCCGGATGCCCCCGCCTGGGGCGTGCACGTGAGCTCGGACATCGACGCGGTGCTTCCGAAGCTCGATGTCTGCTACATGCTCCGGGTACAGCGCGAGCGCCAACGCCAGCAGTTCTTCCCGAGCGTGCGCGAGTACGCGCGGCTGTTCGGCCTGACACGCGAACGGGTCGACGCCCTGCCGGAGGGCTGCGTGATCATGCATCCCGGTCCGATGAACCGCGGGGTCGAGATCGATTCGGACGTCGCCGACCTGCCCCAGGCGGTGATCGAGGAACAGGTGACGAACGGCATCGCGGTTCGGATGTCGCTGCTGTACCTGCTCCTCGGTGGATCGGGCCCGGACCAGCTCGAGGCCGCAGGCCCGAACGACGAGGCGACCCGAGGAGCCGACGATGTCTGA
- the pyrR gene encoding bifunctional pyr operon transcriptional regulator/uracil phosphoribosyltransferase PyrR → MTPISKDPGTGVLLDAGEIRRATTRIAHEILERNKGADDVVLVGIAARGDDLATRLAEQIAEIEGTKVAVGALDITFYRDDIGMRAEAPEVHETRIDFDVTGKVVVLVDDVLFTGRTIRAALDAVTDFGRAEAIQLAVLVDRGHRELPIRADYVGKNVPTRSDEIVRVLLEEVDGEDAVVVEEPR, encoded by the coding sequence ATGACCCCGATTTCCAAGGATCCCGGGACCGGGGTACTGCTCGACGCGGGCGAGATCCGCCGGGCCACCACGCGGATCGCGCACGAGATCCTCGAGCGAAACAAGGGGGCCGACGACGTGGTCCTCGTGGGGATCGCCGCCCGGGGGGACGACCTCGCCACCCGGCTCGCCGAGCAGATCGCCGAGATCGAGGGGACGAAGGTGGCGGTCGGGGCGCTCGACATCACGTTCTACCGGGATGACATCGGCATGCGTGCCGAGGCCCCGGAGGTCCACGAGACGCGGATCGACTTCGACGTGACCGGCAAGGTCGTCGTCCTGGTGGACGACGTGCTGTTCACCGGTCGCACGATCCGTGCCGCGCTGGACGCCGTCACCGACTTCGGTCGCGCCGAGGCGATCCAGCTCGCCGTCCTCGTCGACCGGGGACATCGTGAGCTGCCGATCCGTGCCGACTACGTCGGCAAGAACGTTCCGACCCGCAGCGACGAGATCGTGCGGGTGCTCCTCGAGGAGGTCGACGGCGAGGATGCCGTCGTCGTGGAGGAACCCCGATGA
- the tatA gene encoding twin-arginine translocase TatA/TatE family subunit gives MLAISLGPTEIAIIVGVVALLFGAKKIPELARSIGRSQSEFKKGMKEGTADDVDEADAADTTVESTDTKAEKTTD, from the coding sequence ATGCTGGCCATCTCCCTCGGCCCGACCGAGATCGCGATCATCGTGGGTGTCGTCGCGCTGCTGTTCGGCGCCAAGAAGATCCCCGAGCTCGCCCGCTCGATCGGCCGGTCACAGTCGGAGTTCAAGAAGGGGATGAAGGAAGGCACGGCGGACGACGTGGATGAGGCCGACGCCGCGGACACCACTGTCGAGTCCACCGACACCAAGGCCGAGAAGACCACCGACTGA
- the nusB gene encoding transcription antitermination factor NusB → MASRRDARRIALDILCQADILDHDPLVVLEEWGTSGRAVPPFSRELVEGATDALPEIDEVLGRLAEGWTVERMPAVDRSVLRLAVYEIVHRDDIPAAVAIDEAVEAVKQLSTEDSGRFVNGVLGRLAREREPAD, encoded by the coding sequence GTGGCGTCGCGGCGCGACGCCCGCAGGATCGCGCTGGACATCCTCTGTCAGGCCGACATCCTGGACCACGATCCTCTGGTCGTGCTCGAGGAGTGGGGGACGTCGGGACGAGCCGTGCCGCCGTTCTCCCGCGAGCTGGTCGAGGGAGCGACGGACGCGCTGCCCGAGATCGACGAGGTGTTGGGCAGGCTCGCGGAGGGCTGGACGGTGGAGCGGATGCCGGCGGTGGATCGCAGCGTGCTCCGGCTGGCGGTCTACGAGATCGTGCACCGCGACGATATCCCGGCGGCGGTGGCGATCGACGAGGCGGTCGAGGCGGTCAAGCAGCTCAGCACGGAGGACTCGGGACGGTTCGTGAACGGGGTGCTCGGCCGGCTGGCCCGCGAACGCGAGCCGGCCGACTGA
- the efp gene encoding elongation factor P: protein MSVSTNDLKNGMTLNLEGALFQIIEFQHVKPGKGGAFVRTKLRNVKTGAVIEKTFNAGIKVGMAIVERKEMQYLYPDGDDLVFMDLQTFDQLHVPASIVGGAKEFLSESATAQVSTHEGTPIAVELAASVVLAVASTEPGVKGDTRTNALKPATMETGVVVQVPLFIEEGERVKVDTRSGDYLEREK, encoded by the coding sequence GTGAGCGTTTCGACCAACGATCTGAAGAACGGGATGACCCTGAACCTGGAGGGAGCGCTGTTCCAGATCATCGAGTTCCAGCACGTCAAGCCGGGCAAGGGCGGGGCGTTCGTCCGCACGAAGCTGCGCAACGTCAAGACGGGCGCCGTGATCGAGAAGACCTTCAACGCCGGAATAAAGGTCGGGATGGCGATCGTCGAGCGCAAGGAGATGCAGTACCTGTACCCGGACGGCGACGACCTCGTGTTCATGGACCTGCAGACCTTCGACCAGCTCCACGTGCCGGCCTCGATCGTGGGCGGCGCCAAGGAGTTCCTGAGCGAGAGCGCCACCGCGCAGGTCTCCACCCACGAGGGAACGCCGATCGCGGTCGAGCTGGCTGCCTCGGTCGTGCTGGCCGTCGCATCGACCGAGCCGGGCGTCAAGGGCGACACACGGACGAACGCCCTGAAACCGGCGACGATGGAGACCGGCGTCGTGGTCCAGGTTCCGCTGTTCATCGAAGAGGGCGAGCGCGTCAAGGTCGACACGCGTTCGGGCGACTACCTCGAGCGGGAGAAGTAG